In the genome of Halobacterium noricense, one region contains:
- a CDS encoding IclR family transcriptional regulator, with product MSNSNDENIAKTIQSVDTVFTIVEYISQNSEAGVTEIANEIGVSKSTVHNHLKTLEQREYIRKDKSGHYVLGYQFLTLGGRARERSNLHPVAKPEINWLVEETSESACVATEEYGRIIYLYQARGEQAITTDSQTGTRVYPHCTALGKSILAHCSGERVDGIIDRHGLPKSTENTITSRETLRTELETIRERGYAFDDEERIEGLRCIAAPIMHNDQVCGAISVSGPAKRLQGNRFKETIPEQVRRAVRVIEMNLEYS from the coding sequence ATGTCGAACTCAAATGACGAGAACATCGCCAAGACAATACAATCAGTTGATACTGTGTTCACCATCGTTGAATATATTTCGCAGAATTCAGAAGCAGGCGTGACCGAGATCGCGAACGAAATTGGAGTGTCAAAGAGTACAGTCCACAACCACCTCAAGACGCTCGAACAGCGCGAATATATCAGGAAGGACAAGTCTGGTCACTACGTACTGGGATATCAGTTTCTCACACTAGGTGGAAGAGCCCGGGAACGGTCAAATTTACACCCTGTTGCCAAACCAGAGATCAATTGGTTAGTTGAGGAAACCAGTGAATCAGCGTGCGTCGCGACGGAAGAATATGGACGAATCATATATCTCTACCAAGCACGTGGCGAACAAGCGATCACGACGGACTCACAGACGGGAACGCGCGTCTATCCACACTGCACCGCACTCGGAAAGTCGATACTCGCACACTGCTCCGGGGAGCGAGTTGACGGAATTATTGACCGTCACGGATTGCCAAAATCCACGGAGAATACGATCACATCCCGTGAAACGTTACGAACGGAGCTGGAAACCATCCGTGAACGCGGGTATGCGTTTGACGATGAAGAACGAATAGAGGGACTCCGATGTATTGCTGCCCCCATAATGCACAACGACCAGGTATGTGGAGCTATTAGCGTCTCCGGTCCAGCTAAACGATTACAGGGGAACAGGTTCAAAGAAACCATCCCCGAACAGGTGCGTCGGGCTGTGAGGGTTATCGAAATGAACCTCGAATATTCATAG